One region of Salvelinus sp. IW2-2015 linkage group LG1, ASM291031v2, whole genome shotgun sequence genomic DNA includes:
- the LOC111968081 gene encoding serine/threonine-protein kinase Nek4-like isoform X3 has product MGFCEGGDLYHRLKQQKGELLPERQVVEWFVQIAMALQYLHEEHILHRDLKTQNIFLTKSNIIKVGDLGIARVLENQNDMASTLIGTPYYMSPELFSNKPYNHKSDVWALGCCVYEMSTLKHAFNAKDMNSLVYRIVEGKLPQMPSKYDPQLGALIKSMLCKRPEDRPDVKLILRQPYIKRQIAMFLEATKEKTAKSRKKAVGGSRRPNSAASVVSSQPRPERPPQCPQPDPNTRGKRKEEINTQEHKGRNGITQDTPPQTHLTTKSPTQDILNTTGVSLATISNIDIDLQTQEEETNAQRGDPPQTVSNARADNEALCQRSVEEQSGGNPDPPLPLHRLLSSVSTREEESKTTNGPVMQGAPKTRDRVRTSVEKTVNTDDKDDTMELLKDVVIESQATGHSICLGVSTSLSELRSAGQLKVESTGQTFEVNIEKKDDTRNLLKEVPAHKHTAVVKAPCHVEPLPQVPEQDTPPLCTPSSSEPSVSCQRRQRDRGRIQSDQDKWNKLAAPRPLPPPPVNALVVEVNKRSRTNTDKKRATATTSFTTISSSKDGNTPLPQQERPLTARERRRLRQSQQNPSQPIVNAERRASYDVASLHKQPESQNSTVTRSVSEMGKETNQQDRFLGRPSDEDECSSSTSSTDHSEGDCKEGKSESSDMQDLVQMMTQTLRMDSRDTVCELDXVRSTPLAEFKLNRKYRDTLMLHGKAREEQEFHFSELSTGTTSGPAKIRRAIEHLKRDVVKGLGVKLLDRVLDIMEDDDEDKRELCLRRQMGEDKYQSYALMVRQLKFFEDVSFKAVSSNYPYRLQYAMNLXLLLLCPPVR; this is encoded by the exons ATGGGCTTCTGCGAGGGAGGCGACCTCTACCATAGACTCAAGCAACAGAAGGGGGAACTCCTGCCTGAAAGGCAGGTGGTGGAGTGGTTCGTCCAGATAGCTATGGCCCTCCAG TATCTACATGAGGAGCATATCTTGCACCGGGACCTAAAGACCCAGAATATCTTCCTGACCAAGTCTAACATCATTAAAGTAGGAGACCTTGGCATCGCCCGGGTTCTGGAGAATCAGAACGACATGGCCAGCACTCTAATAGGAACACCGTACTACATGAGCCCGGAGCTGTTTTCCAACAAACCCTACAACCACAAG TCTGACGTGTGGGCGCTGGGCTGCTGTGTGTACGAGATGTCCACCCTGAAACATGCCTTCAATGCCAAGGACATGAACTCACTCGTTTACCGCATTGTAGAGGGAAAG CTGCCTCAGATGCCGAGTAAGTATGACCCTCAGCTGGGAGCTCTGATAAAGAGCATGCTGTGTAAGAGACCAGAGGACAGACCTGATGTCAAACTCATCCTACGTCAGCCCTACATCAAACGACAAATCGCCATGTTTTTAGAGGCCACCAAAGA GAAAACTGCCAAGTCCAGAAAGAAAGCGGTTGGTGGCAGTCGCAGACCCAATAGTGCAGCATCTGTGGTTTCATCTCAGCCAAGGCCTGAGCGCCCCCCTCAATGTCCCCAGCCAGACCCAAACACCAGAGGGAAAAGG AAGGAAGAGATCAACACACAGGAGCACAAAGGACGCAATGGAATCACACAGGACACCCCACCCCAGACACATCTAACAACCAAATCCCCTACACAAGACATTCTCAACACcactggtgtgtctttggcaacCATCAGTAACATTGACATTGATCTCCAGACACAGGAAGAGGAGACAAACGCCCAGAGAGGGGATCCTCCCCAGACCGTGTCCAACGCCAGGGCAGATAATGAAGCTCTTTGTCAGAGGTCTGTGGAGGAGCAGAGTGGAGGGAATCCGGATCCCCCCCTGCCTCTGCACAGGCTGCTATCAAGTGTCAGTACCAGGGAAGAGGAGAGCAAGACCACCAATGGACCTGTAATGCAGGGCGCCCCAAAGACCAGAGACAGAGTCAGAACCTCTGTAGAGAAAACTGTGAACACGGATGATAAAGATGACACAATGGAGCTACTCAAGGATGTGGTCATTGAGAGCCAAGCTACTGGACATAGTATATGTCTGGGTGTTTCTACCAGTTTGTCTGAGTTAAGGTCTGCAGGACAACTCAAAGTGGAATCCACTGGACAGACCTTTGAAGTAAATATAGAGAAGAAGGATGACACCAGGAATCTTCTCAAGGAAGTTCCTGCACACAAACATACTGCCGTTGTCAAA GCACCCTGTCATGTGGAGCCCCTCCCCCAAGTCCCAGAGCAGGACACGCCCCCTCTGTgtaccccctcctcctctgaacCCTCTGTCTCCTGCCAACGTAGACAAAGGGACAGGGGGCGGATACAGAGTGATCAGGACAAG TGGAATAAATTAGCAGCTCCTAGACCTCTACCGCCTCCTCCTGTTAATGCACTGGTAGTGGAGGTGAATAAGAGAAGCAGGACGAACACAGATAAGAAGAGGGCCACCGcaacaacttccttcacaaccaTTAGCTCCTCCAAGGAYGGCAACACTCCACTGCCACAG CAGGAGCGTCCTCTGACagccagggagaggagaagactgaggcaGTCCCAGCAGAACCCCAGCCAAccaa ttgtcaatgCAGAAAGAAGGGCGTCTTATGATGTTGCCTCTTTACATAAGCAGCCAGAGTCCCAGAACTCCACTGTCACTCGCTCTGTATCTGAAATGGGAAAGGAAACCAACCAG CAGGACAGGTTTTTGGGGCGCCCATCAGACGAGGACGAATGCAGTTCCTCCACCAGCTCAACAGATCACTCAGAGGGGGACTGCAAAGAGGG AAAGAGTGAATCCAGTGATATGCAGGACCTGGTTCAGATGATGACCCAGACATTGCGAATGGATAGCAGAGATACTGTTTGTGAGCTGGATKGTGTTAGATCTACTCCACTAGCTGAGTTTAAGCTGAACAGGAAGTATAGGGACACCCTGATGCTGCATGGGAAAGCTAGAGAGGAGCAGGAGTTCCACTTCAGTGAATTATCCACCG GCACCACATCTGGACCGGCAAAGATCCGCAGAGCCATTGAGCACCTGAAAAGAGATGTGGTGAAGGGACTTGGGGTGAAGCTGTTGGACAGAGTCCTGGACATAATGGAGGACGATGACGAGGACAAACGAGAG CTGTGTCTTCGGAGGCAGATGGGAGAGGACAAGTACCAGTCATATGCTTTGATGGTGCGGCAGCTAAAATTCTTTGAGGACGTTTCTTTCAAGG CGGTGTCTTCTAATTATCCATACAGGTTACAATATGCAATGAATTTGARTCTTCTGTTACTGTGTCCACCTGTCAGGTAG
- the LOC111968081 gene encoding serine/threonine-protein kinase Nek4-like isoform X2 — protein MGFCEGGDLYHRLKQQKGELLPERQVVEWFVQIAMALQYLHEEHILHRDLKTQNIFLTKSNIIKVGDLGIARVLENQNDMASTLIGTPYYMSPELFSNKPYNHKSDVWALGCCVYEMSTLKHAFNAKDMNSLVYRIVEGKLPQMPSKYDPQLGALIKSMLCKRPEDRPDVKLILRQPYIKRQIAMFLEATKEKTAKSRKKAVGGSRRPNSAASVVSSQPRPERPPQCPQPDPNTRGKRKEEINTQEHKGRNGITQDTPPQTHLTTKSPTQDILNTTGVSLATISNIDIDLQTQEEETNAQRGDPPQTVSNARADNEALCQRSVEEQSGGNPDPPLPLHRLLSSVSTREEESKTTNGPVMQGAPKTRDRVRTSVEKTVNTDDKDDTMELLKDVVIESQATGHSICLGVSTSLSELRSAGQLKVESTGQTFEVNIEKKDDTRNLLKEVPAHKHTAVVKESLVSTEKLLEPLPPVAPCHVEPLPQVPEQDTPPLCTPSSSEPSVSCQRRQRDRGRIQSDQDKWNKLAAPRPLPPPPVNALVVEVNKRSRTNTDKKRATATTSFTTISSSKDGNTPLPQQERPLTARERRRLRQSQQNPSQPIVNAERRASYDVASLHKQPESQNSTVTRSVSEMGKETNQDRFLGRPSDEDECSSSTSSTDHSEGDCKEGKSESSDMQDLVQMMTQTLRMDSRDTVCELDXVRSTPLAEFKLNRKYRDTLMLHGKAREEQEFHFSELSTGTTSGPAKIRRAIEHLKRDVVKGLGVKLLDRVLDIMEDDDEDKRELCLRRQMGEDKYQSYALMVRQLKFFEDVSFKAVSSNYPYRLQYAMNLXLLLLCPPVR, from the exons ATGGGCTTCTGCGAGGGAGGCGACCTCTACCATAGACTCAAGCAACAGAAGGGGGAACTCCTGCCTGAAAGGCAGGTGGTGGAGTGGTTCGTCCAGATAGCTATGGCCCTCCAG TATCTACATGAGGAGCATATCTTGCACCGGGACCTAAAGACCCAGAATATCTTCCTGACCAAGTCTAACATCATTAAAGTAGGAGACCTTGGCATCGCCCGGGTTCTGGAGAATCAGAACGACATGGCCAGCACTCTAATAGGAACACCGTACTACATGAGCCCGGAGCTGTTTTCCAACAAACCCTACAACCACAAG TCTGACGTGTGGGCGCTGGGCTGCTGTGTGTACGAGATGTCCACCCTGAAACATGCCTTCAATGCCAAGGACATGAACTCACTCGTTTACCGCATTGTAGAGGGAAAG CTGCCTCAGATGCCGAGTAAGTATGACCCTCAGCTGGGAGCTCTGATAAAGAGCATGCTGTGTAAGAGACCAGAGGACAGACCTGATGTCAAACTCATCCTACGTCAGCCCTACATCAAACGACAAATCGCCATGTTTTTAGAGGCCACCAAAGA GAAAACTGCCAAGTCCAGAAAGAAAGCGGTTGGTGGCAGTCGCAGACCCAATAGTGCAGCATCTGTGGTTTCATCTCAGCCAAGGCCTGAGCGCCCCCCTCAATGTCCCCAGCCAGACCCAAACACCAGAGGGAAAAGG AAGGAAGAGATCAACACACAGGAGCACAAAGGACGCAATGGAATCACACAGGACACCCCACCCCAGACACATCTAACAACCAAATCCCCTACACAAGACATTCTCAACACcactggtgtgtctttggcaacCATCAGTAACATTGACATTGATCTCCAGACACAGGAAGAGGAGACAAACGCCCAGAGAGGGGATCCTCCCCAGACCGTGTCCAACGCCAGGGCAGATAATGAAGCTCTTTGTCAGAGGTCTGTGGAGGAGCAGAGTGGAGGGAATCCGGATCCCCCCCTGCCTCTGCACAGGCTGCTATCAAGTGTCAGTACCAGGGAAGAGGAGAGCAAGACCACCAATGGACCTGTAATGCAGGGCGCCCCAAAGACCAGAGACAGAGTCAGAACCTCTGTAGAGAAAACTGTGAACACGGATGATAAAGATGACACAATGGAGCTACTCAAGGATGTGGTCATTGAGAGCCAAGCTACTGGACATAGTATATGTCTGGGTGTTTCTACCAGTTTGTCTGAGTTAAGGTCTGCAGGACAACTCAAAGTGGAATCCACTGGACAGACCTTTGAAGTAAATATAGAGAAGAAGGATGACACCAGGAATCTTCTCAAGGAAGTTCCTGCACACAAACATACTGCCGTTGTCAAA GAGAGCTTGGTATCCACAGAAAAGCTCTTAGAGCCCCTTCCTCCTGTG GCACCCTGTCATGTGGAGCCCCTCCCCCAAGTCCCAGAGCAGGACACGCCCCCTCTGTgtaccccctcctcctctgaacCCTCTGTCTCCTGCCAACGTAGACAAAGGGACAGGGGGCGGATACAGAGTGATCAGGACAAG TGGAATAAATTAGCAGCTCCTAGACCTCTACCGCCTCCTCCTGTTAATGCACTGGTAGTGGAGGTGAATAAGAGAAGCAGGACGAACACAGATAAGAAGAGGGCCACCGcaacaacttccttcacaaccaTTAGCTCCTCCAAGGAYGGCAACACTCCACTGCCACAG CAGGAGCGTCCTCTGACagccagggagaggagaagactgaggcaGTCCCAGCAGAACCCCAGCCAAccaa ttgtcaatgCAGAAAGAAGGGCGTCTTATGATGTTGCCTCTTTACATAAGCAGCCAGAGTCCCAGAACTCCACTGTCACTCGCTCTGTATCTGAAATGGGAAAGGAAACCAACCAG GACAGGTTTTTGGGGCGCCCATCAGACGAGGACGAATGCAGTTCCTCCACCAGCTCAACAGATCACTCAGAGGGGGACTGCAAAGAGGG AAAGAGTGAATCCAGTGATATGCAGGACCTGGTTCAGATGATGACCCAGACATTGCGAATGGATAGCAGAGATACTGTTTGTGAGCTGGATKGTGTTAGATCTACTCCACTAGCTGAGTTTAAGCTGAACAGGAAGTATAGGGACACCCTGATGCTGCATGGGAAAGCTAGAGAGGAGCAGGAGTTCCACTTCAGTGAATTATCCACCG GCACCACATCTGGACCGGCAAAGATCCGCAGAGCCATTGAGCACCTGAAAAGAGATGTGGTGAAGGGACTTGGGGTGAAGCTGTTGGACAGAGTCCTGGACATAATGGAGGACGATGACGAGGACAAACGAGAG CTGTGTCTTCGGAGGCAGATGGGAGAGGACAAGTACCAGTCATATGCTTTGATGGTGCGGCAGCTAAAATTCTTTGAGGACGTTTCTTTCAAGG CGGTGTCTTCTAATTATCCATACAGGTTACAATATGCAATGAATTTGARTCTTCTGTTACTGTGTCCACCTGTCAGGTAG
- the LOC111968081 gene encoding serine/threonine-protein kinase Nek4-like isoform X5 yields the protein MNNYMFIRVVGKGSYGEVNLVKHKQTVNRESWEGEDCQLYIAMGFCEGGDLYHRLKQQKGELLPERQVVEWFVQIAMALQYLHEEHILHRDLKTQNIFLTKSNIIKVGDLGIARVLENQNDMASTLIGTPYYMSPELFSNKPYNHKSDVWALGCCVYEMSTLKHAFNAKDMNSLVYRIVEGKLPQMPSKYDPQLGALIKSMLCKRPEDRPDVKLILRQPYIKRQIAMFLEATKEKTAKSRKKAVGGSRRPNSAASVVSSQPRPERPPQCPQPDPNTRGKRKEEINTQEHKGRNGITQDTPPQTHLTTKSPTQDILNTTGVSLATISNIDIDLQTQEEETNAQRGDPPQTVSNARADNEALCQRSVEEQSGGNPDPPLPLHRLLSSVSTREEESKTTNGPVMQGAPKTRDRVRTSVEKTVNTDDKDDTMELLKDVVIESQATGHSICLGVSTSLSELRSAGQLKVESTGQTFEVNIEKKDDTRNLLKEVPAHKHTAVVKESLVSTEKLLEPLPPVAPCHVEPLPQVPEQDTPPLCTPSSSEPSVSCQRRQRDRGRIQSDQDKWNKLAAPRPLPPPPVNALVVEVNKRSRTNTDKKRATATTSFTTISSSKDGNTPLPQQERPLTARERRRLRQSQQNPSQPIVNAERRASYDVASLHKQPESQNSTVTRSVSEMGKETNQQDRFLGRPSDEDECSSSTSSTDHSEGDCKEGKSESSDMQDLVQMMTQTLRMDSRDTVCELDXVRSTPLAEFKLNRKYRDTLMLHGKAREEQEFHFSELSTGTTSGPAKIRRAIEHLKRDVVKGLGVKLLDRVLDIMEDDDEDKRELCLRRQMGEDKYQSYALMVRQLKFFEDVSFKAVSSNYPYRLQYAMNLXLLLLCPPVR from the exons ATGAATAATTACATGTTCATCAgagttgttggaaaggggagTTATGGAGAGGTGAATCTGGTGAAACACAAACAGACCGTAAACAG GGAGTCGTGGGAAGGAGAAGACTGCCAACTCTACATCGCCATGGGCTTCTGCGAGGGAGGCGACCTCTACCATAGACTCAAGCAACAGAAGGGGGAACTCCTGCCTGAAAGGCAGGTGGTGGAGTGGTTCGTCCAGATAGCTATGGCCCTCCAG TATCTACATGAGGAGCATATCTTGCACCGGGACCTAAAGACCCAGAATATCTTCCTGACCAAGTCTAACATCATTAAAGTAGGAGACCTTGGCATCGCCCGGGTTCTGGAGAATCAGAACGACATGGCCAGCACTCTAATAGGAACACCGTACTACATGAGCCCGGAGCTGTTTTCCAACAAACCCTACAACCACAAG TCTGACGTGTGGGCGCTGGGCTGCTGTGTGTACGAGATGTCCACCCTGAAACATGCCTTCAATGCCAAGGACATGAACTCACTCGTTTACCGCATTGTAGAGGGAAAG CTGCCTCAGATGCCGAGTAAGTATGACCCTCAGCTGGGAGCTCTGATAAAGAGCATGCTGTGTAAGAGACCAGAGGACAGACCTGATGTCAAACTCATCCTACGTCAGCCCTACATCAAACGACAAATCGCCATGTTTTTAGAGGCCACCAAAGA GAAAACTGCCAAGTCCAGAAAGAAAGCGGTTGGTGGCAGTCGCAGACCCAATAGTGCAGCATCTGTGGTTTCATCTCAGCCAAGGCCTGAGCGCCCCCCTCAATGTCCCCAGCCAGACCCAAACACCAGAGGGAAAAGG AAGGAAGAGATCAACACACAGGAGCACAAAGGACGCAATGGAATCACACAGGACACCCCACCCCAGACACATCTAACAACCAAATCCCCTACACAAGACATTCTCAACACcactggtgtgtctttggcaacCATCAGTAACATTGACATTGATCTCCAGACACAGGAAGAGGAGACAAACGCCCAGAGAGGGGATCCTCCCCAGACCGTGTCCAACGCCAGGGCAGATAATGAAGCTCTTTGTCAGAGGTCTGTGGAGGAGCAGAGTGGAGGGAATCCGGATCCCCCCCTGCCTCTGCACAGGCTGCTATCAAGTGTCAGTACCAGGGAAGAGGAGAGCAAGACCACCAATGGACCTGTAATGCAGGGCGCCCCAAAGACCAGAGACAGAGTCAGAACCTCTGTAGAGAAAACTGTGAACACGGATGATAAAGATGACACAATGGAGCTACTCAAGGATGTGGTCATTGAGAGCCAAGCTACTGGACATAGTATATGTCTGGGTGTTTCTACCAGTTTGTCTGAGTTAAGGTCTGCAGGACAACTCAAAGTGGAATCCACTGGACAGACCTTTGAAGTAAATATAGAGAAGAAGGATGACACCAGGAATCTTCTCAAGGAAGTTCCTGCACACAAACATACTGCCGTTGTCAAA GAGAGCTTGGTATCCACAGAAAAGCTCTTAGAGCCCCTTCCTCCTGTG GCACCCTGTCATGTGGAGCCCCTCCCCCAAGTCCCAGAGCAGGACACGCCCCCTCTGTgtaccccctcctcctctgaacCCTCTGTCTCCTGCCAACGTAGACAAAGGGACAGGGGGCGGATACAGAGTGATCAGGACAAG TGGAATAAATTAGCAGCTCCTAGACCTCTACCGCCTCCTCCTGTTAATGCACTGGTAGTGGAGGTGAATAAGAGAAGCAGGACGAACACAGATAAGAAGAGGGCCACCGcaacaacttccttcacaaccaTTAGCTCCTCCAAGGAYGGCAACACTCCACTGCCACAG CAGGAGCGTCCTCTGACagccagggagaggagaagactgaggcaGTCCCAGCAGAACCCCAGCCAAccaa ttgtcaatgCAGAAAGAAGGGCGTCTTATGATGTTGCCTCTTTACATAAGCAGCCAGAGTCCCAGAACTCCACTGTCACTCGCTCTGTATCTGAAATGGGAAAGGAAACCAACCAG CAGGACAGGTTTTTGGGGCGCCCATCAGACGAGGACGAATGCAGTTCCTCCACCAGCTCAACAGATCACTCAGAGGGGGACTGCAAAGAGGG AAAGAGTGAATCCAGTGATATGCAGGACCTGGTTCAGATGATGACCCAGACATTGCGAATGGATAGCAGAGATACTGTTTGTGAGCTGGATKGTGTTAGATCTACTCCACTAGCTGAGTTTAAGCTGAACAGGAAGTATAGGGACACCCTGATGCTGCATGGGAAAGCTAGAGAGGAGCAGGAGTTCCACTTCAGTGAATTATCCACCG GCACCACATCTGGACCGGCAAAGATCCGCAGAGCCATTGAGCACCTGAAAAGAGATGTGGTGAAGGGACTTGGGGTGAAGCTGTTGGACAGAGTCCTGGACATAATGGAGGACGATGACGAGGACAAACGAGAG CTGTGTCTTCGGAGGCAGATGGGAGAGGACAAGTACCAGTCATATGCTTTGATGGTGCGGCAGCTAAAATTCTTTGAGGACGTTTCTTTCAAGG CGGTGTCTTCTAATTATCCATACAGGTTACAATATGCAATGAATTTGARTCTTCTGTTACTGTGTCCACCTGTCAGGTAG
- the LOC111968081 gene encoding serine/threonine-protein kinase Nek4-like isoform X6 translates to MGFCEGGDLYHRLKQQKGELLPERQVVEWFVQIAMALQYLHEEHILHRDLKTQNIFLTKSNIIKVGDLGIARVLENQNDMASTLIGTPYYMSPELFSNKPYNHKSDVWALGCCVYEMSTLKHAFNAKDMNSLVYRIVEGKLPQMPSKYDPQLGALIKSMLCKRPEDRPDVKLILRQPYIKRQIAMFLEATKEKTAKSRKKAVGGSRRPNSAASVVSSQPRPERPPQCPQPDPNTRGKRKEEINTQEHKGRNGITQDTPPQTHLTTKSPTQDILNTTGVSLATISNIDIDLQTQEEETNAQRGDPPQTVSNARADNEALCQRSVEEQSGGNPDPPLPLHRLLSSVSTREEESKTTNGPVMQGAPKTRDRVRTSVEKTVNTDDKDDTMELLKDVVIESQATGHSICLGVSTSLSELRSAGQLKVESTGQTFEVNIEKKDDTRNLLKEVPAHKHTAVVKESLVSTEKLLEPLPPVAPCHVEPLPQVPEQDTPPLCTPSSSEPSVSCQRRQRDRGRIQSDQDKWNKLAAPRPLPPPPVNALVVEVNKRSRTNTDKKRATATTSFTTISSSKDGNTPLPQQERPLTARERRRLRQSQQNPSQPIVNAERRASYDVASLHKQPESQNSTVTRSVSEMGKETNQQDRFLGRPSDEDECSSSTSSTDHSEGDCKEGKSESSDMQDLVQMMTQTLRMDSRDTVCELDXVRSTPLAEFKLNRKYRDTLMLHGKAREEQEFHFSELSTGTTSGPAKIRRAIEHLKRDVVKGLGVKLLDRVLDIMEDDDEDKRELCLRRQMGEDKYQSYALMVRQLKFFEDVSFKAVSSNYPYRLQYAMNLXLLLLCPPVR, encoded by the exons ATGGGCTTCTGCGAGGGAGGCGACCTCTACCATAGACTCAAGCAACAGAAGGGGGAACTCCTGCCTGAAAGGCAGGTGGTGGAGTGGTTCGTCCAGATAGCTATGGCCCTCCAG TATCTACATGAGGAGCATATCTTGCACCGGGACCTAAAGACCCAGAATATCTTCCTGACCAAGTCTAACATCATTAAAGTAGGAGACCTTGGCATCGCCCGGGTTCTGGAGAATCAGAACGACATGGCCAGCACTCTAATAGGAACACCGTACTACATGAGCCCGGAGCTGTTTTCCAACAAACCCTACAACCACAAG TCTGACGTGTGGGCGCTGGGCTGCTGTGTGTACGAGATGTCCACCCTGAAACATGCCTTCAATGCCAAGGACATGAACTCACTCGTTTACCGCATTGTAGAGGGAAAG CTGCCTCAGATGCCGAGTAAGTATGACCCTCAGCTGGGAGCTCTGATAAAGAGCATGCTGTGTAAGAGACCAGAGGACAGACCTGATGTCAAACTCATCCTACGTCAGCCCTACATCAAACGACAAATCGCCATGTTTTTAGAGGCCACCAAAGA GAAAACTGCCAAGTCCAGAAAGAAAGCGGTTGGTGGCAGTCGCAGACCCAATAGTGCAGCATCTGTGGTTTCATCTCAGCCAAGGCCTGAGCGCCCCCCTCAATGTCCCCAGCCAGACCCAAACACCAGAGGGAAAAGG AAGGAAGAGATCAACACACAGGAGCACAAAGGACGCAATGGAATCACACAGGACACCCCACCCCAGACACATCTAACAACCAAATCCCCTACACAAGACATTCTCAACACcactggtgtgtctttggcaacCATCAGTAACATTGACATTGATCTCCAGACACAGGAAGAGGAGACAAACGCCCAGAGAGGGGATCCTCCCCAGACCGTGTCCAACGCCAGGGCAGATAATGAAGCTCTTTGTCAGAGGTCTGTGGAGGAGCAGAGTGGAGGGAATCCGGATCCCCCCCTGCCTCTGCACAGGCTGCTATCAAGTGTCAGTACCAGGGAAGAGGAGAGCAAGACCACCAATGGACCTGTAATGCAGGGCGCCCCAAAGACCAGAGACAGAGTCAGAACCTCTGTAGAGAAAACTGTGAACACGGATGATAAAGATGACACAATGGAGCTACTCAAGGATGTGGTCATTGAGAGCCAAGCTACTGGACATAGTATATGTCTGGGTGTTTCTACCAGTTTGTCTGAGTTAAGGTCTGCAGGACAACTCAAAGTGGAATCCACTGGACAGACCTTTGAAGTAAATATAGAGAAGAAGGATGACACCAGGAATCTTCTCAAGGAAGTTCCTGCACACAAACATACTGCCGTTGTCAAA GAGAGCTTGGTATCCACAGAAAAGCTCTTAGAGCCCCTTCCTCCTGTG GCACCCTGTCATGTGGAGCCCCTCCCCCAAGTCCCAGAGCAGGACACGCCCCCTCTGTgtaccccctcctcctctgaacCCTCTGTCTCCTGCCAACGTAGACAAAGGGACAGGGGGCGGATACAGAGTGATCAGGACAAG TGGAATAAATTAGCAGCTCCTAGACCTCTACCGCCTCCTCCTGTTAATGCACTGGTAGTGGAGGTGAATAAGAGAAGCAGGACGAACACAGATAAGAAGAGGGCCACCGcaacaacttccttcacaaccaTTAGCTCCTCCAAGGAYGGCAACACTCCACTGCCACAG CAGGAGCGTCCTCTGACagccagggagaggagaagactgaggcaGTCCCAGCAGAACCCCAGCCAAccaa ttgtcaatgCAGAAAGAAGGGCGTCTTATGATGTTGCCTCTTTACATAAGCAGCCAGAGTCCCAGAACTCCACTGTCACTCGCTCTGTATCTGAAATGGGAAAGGAAACCAACCAG CAGGACAGGTTTTTGGGGCGCCCATCAGACGAGGACGAATGCAGTTCCTCCACCAGCTCAACAGATCACTCAGAGGGGGACTGCAAAGAGGG AAAGAGTGAATCCAGTGATATGCAGGACCTGGTTCAGATGATGACCCAGACATTGCGAATGGATAGCAGAGATACTGTTTGTGAGCTGGATKGTGTTAGATCTACTCCACTAGCTGAGTTTAAGCTGAACAGGAAGTATAGGGACACCCTGATGCTGCATGGGAAAGCTAGAGAGGAGCAGGAGTTCCACTTCAGTGAATTATCCACCG GCACCACATCTGGACCGGCAAAGATCCGCAGAGCCATTGAGCACCTGAAAAGAGATGTGGTGAAGGGACTTGGGGTGAAGCTGTTGGACAGAGTCCTGGACATAATGGAGGACGATGACGAGGACAAACGAGAG CTGTGTCTTCGGAGGCAGATGGGAGAGGACAAGTACCAGTCATATGCTTTGATGGTGCGGCAGCTAAAATTCTTTGAGGACGTTTCTTTCAAGG CGGTGTCTTCTAATTATCCATACAGGTTACAATATGCAATGAATTTGARTCTTCTGTTACTGTGTCCACCTGTCAGGTAG